From one Triticum urartu cultivar G1812 chromosome 3, Tu2.1, whole genome shotgun sequence genomic stretch:
- the LOC125543479 gene encoding probable protein ABIL3 — translation MEAVAMSPSSVSSHNLDAASTSDDMPSSQEGLLFSDSLKDLRNLRSQLYSAAEYFEVFYTNNSHRSTVVTSLKDYAVEALVSTVDHLGFVSYKVDNLVNEKADEVNETEFRVSSVEQRVKICQQAIDQEGRSQQSLLIRAPQYHRRYILPGVDIVESAIHPVSEPTRYSRQHTGRKMRKSQSTMSTPVSRQTTMRSVRSQSPAVRETHHRSRSMSPSRKARAKSPSPQVVNLNPKETRAGSPIPTAPNPLARSATVARRPPLDPKHFRQTSMQVQSDYEHQKEREKRSSKGRGFLKSLLTRRRWRNDESLYNYLDEY, via the exons ATGGAGGCAGTCGCAATGTCGCCGTCCTCCGTCTCGTCCCACAACCTCGACGCCGCCTCCACCAGCGACGACATGCCGTCCTCGCAAGAGGGCCTCCTCTTCTCGGACAGCCTCAAG GACTTGAGGAATCTGCGGTCGCAGCTATACTCAGCGGCAGAATATTTTGAAGTATTCTACACAAACAACTCGCACAGATCTAC GGTGGTGACGAGTTTAAAAGACTACGCAGTTGAGGCACTCGTTAGCACGGTTGACCATCTTGGCTTTGTGTCGTACAAGGTGGATAATCTCGTCAATGAAAAGGCTGACGAGGTTAATGAAACAGAATTTCGAGTATCATCGGTTGAACAG AGGGTAAAGATTTGCCAGCAGGCAATTGACCAGGAGGGAAGATCTCAACAGTCTCTTCTTATCAGGGCACCGCAGTACCACAGGCGTTACATATTACCAG GCGTAGATATAGTGGAATCCGCTATCCATCCAGTTTCAGAGCCCACACGGTACAGCAGGCAACATACGGGTCGCAAAATGCGCAAGTCTCAGTCTA CCATGTCCACTCCAGTTAGTAGGCAGACAACAATGAG GAGTGTCCGTTCACAGTCTCCAGCAGTTCGTGAAACACATCATCGATCACGATCCATGTCGCCGTCTCGAAAAGCGCGAGCTAAATCACCATCACCCCAAGTCGTGAACTTGAATCCGAAAG AAACAAGAGCAGGTTCGCCAATACCAACTGCTCCCAATCCCCTGGCGCGATCTGCTACAGTTGCAAGAAGACCACCTCTGGATCCAAAGCATTTT AGACAAACCTCGATGCAGGTGCAGTCCGACTATGAACACCAGAAAGAGCGGGAGAAAAGATCGAGCAAAGGCAGGGGCTTCCTCAAGTCGCTGCTCACAAGACGCCGGTGGAGGAATGACGAGTCGCTCTACAATTACTTGGACGAGTACTGA